A genomic region of Bacteroidetes bacterium GWF2_43_63 contains the following coding sequences:
- a CDS encoding NADH:ubiquinone reductase (Na(+)-transporting) subunit A gives MRKVYKIRKGLDIKLKGDVNPDDIRTHAAELYAVEPSRFRLMNPRLLVQEGDIVECGTPVIQNKLDERIILTSPVSGIVKRVVRGDKRKLLAVEIEPDKSERKVHFGEANPAMCERETIVSKLLKSGLWPLLRQRPYAIIANPDDTPRDIFISAFDSAPLAVSDHAFIKKNAAAFQTGIDVLKKLTAGRVHIGLHAEKTDELVYAAFKNTELHVFSGPHPAGNVGVQIHQIAPINKGETVWYLYPQDVVAIGKLFISGYREITRFVTVAGSEVKNTYMAEMPAESSLEWLLAGNIKEGDVRVISGNVLSGTNVGKQGFLGFYESMITVIPEGNYFDFFGWAAPGFNKHSASRTFPAFLTPKRKFRLDTNFHGSERAFVLSDQYDKVFPFDILPVYLLKAILAGDIEKMEKLGIYEVAEEDFALCEYVCTSKIESQQIVRDGIDLMIKEMS, from the coding sequence ATGCGAAAGGTTTACAAAATCCGCAAAGGGCTTGACATAAAACTGAAGGGAGATGTGAATCCGGACGACATTCGGACTCATGCTGCCGAGCTTTATGCCGTTGAGCCCAGCCGGTTCAGGCTGATGAATCCCCGCCTGCTGGTGCAGGAAGGTGACATCGTTGAATGTGGCACTCCGGTAATTCAAAACAAACTTGACGAAAGAATTATTCTCACTTCGCCGGTGTCAGGCATAGTAAAAAGAGTTGTACGGGGCGATAAGCGAAAGCTGTTGGCTGTTGAAATCGAACCAGACAAAAGCGAAAGGAAAGTTCATTTTGGCGAAGCAAATCCGGCAATGTGTGAGCGGGAGACCATTGTTTCGAAACTATTGAAATCTGGCTTATGGCCTTTGCTTCGGCAGCGGCCCTATGCAATCATAGCAAACCCGGACGATACTCCGCGCGACATTTTTATATCAGCATTCGATTCTGCGCCGCTGGCTGTTTCTGATCATGCATTCATTAAGAAAAACGCAGCTGCATTTCAAACCGGTATCGATGTCCTGAAAAAACTTACTGCAGGAAGGGTACATATAGGACTGCATGCAGAAAAGACGGACGAGCTGGTGTATGCTGCATTTAAAAATACCGAGCTGCATGTTTTCAGCGGACCGCATCCGGCGGGCAATGTGGGAGTTCAGATTCATCAGATTGCGCCCATCAACAAAGGCGAAACGGTTTGGTATCTCTATCCGCAGGATGTTGTTGCCATTGGCAAACTATTTATTTCCGGTTATCGCGAAATCACACGATTTGTGACAGTGGCGGGCAGTGAAGTAAAAAACACCTACATGGCAGAAATGCCCGCTGAGTCTTCGCTGGAGTGGTTGCTTGCAGGAAACATAAAAGAAGGCGATGTGCGTGTTATCAGCGGCAATGTGCTTTCTGGAACCAATGTCGGCAAGCAGGGTTTTCTTGGTTTTTATGAATCAATGATTACTGTAATTCCCGAAGGCAATTATTTCGATTTCTTTGGTTGGGCCGCGCCGGGTTTCAACAAGCACAGTGCCTCGCGAACTTTTCCTGCTTTTCTTACTCCGAAGCGTAAGTTTCGTCTCGACACCAATTTCCATGGGTCTGAACGTGCTTTTGTACTGAGTGATCAGTATGACAAAGTTTTTCCCTTTGATATTTTGCCGGTTTATTTGCTCAAAGCTATTCTGGCTGGTGATATTGAAAAAATGGAAAAACTCGGAATTTACGAAGTGGCCGAAGAAGATTTTGCGCTATGCGAATATGTCTGCACTTCGAAAATTGAATCGCAACAAATCGTTCGCGACGGAATTGACCTGATGATTAAGGAAATGAGTTAA
- a CDS encoding NADH:ubiquinone reductase (Na(+)-transporting) subunit B: MKKGLRKILDRIKPSFQKGKKLHFLHSTFDAFESFMFVPDKVTNKGSHIRDAIDLKRTMTVVIIALVPALLFGMFNVGVQHFLLMNEYKGLSWQEVISAAGIWPMFWYGFLKVLPIIIVSYVVGLGIEFVFAQVKGHEVNEGFLVTGMLIPLIVPPTTPLWMLAVAVAFAVVFGKEVFGGTGMNIMNPALLARAFLFFAYPSHMSGDAPWSVAADAMSGPTPLAHAAAANVEQMPSLTDMFIGFIPGSIGETSVAMILLGALILIFTGIGSLRIMLSVVIGGVLMSLLMNAWGANPYMEMTPLWHLMVGGFAFGTVFMATDPVTAAQTQWGKIIYGLLIGMFTILLRVLNPAYPEGMMLAILMMNVFAPLIDYYVVEFNIRRRLRRVKQEKI; the protein is encoded by the coding sequence ATGAAGAAAGGACTCAGAAAAATTTTAGACAGAATCAAACCATCGTTTCAAAAGGGGAAGAAACTTCATTTTCTTCACTCCACATTCGATGCGTTTGAATCTTTCATGTTTGTGCCTGACAAGGTAACGAACAAAGGCTCGCATATCCGCGACGCCATTGATCTTAAGCGAACGATGACTGTCGTAATCATTGCACTTGTGCCTGCGCTGCTGTTCGGAATGTTCAATGTCGGCGTGCAGCATTTTCTGCTGATGAACGAGTACAAAGGCCTGTCGTGGCAGGAAGTAATTTCTGCAGCCGGCATCTGGCCTATGTTCTGGTATGGCTTCCTGAAAGTTTTACCCATCATTATTGTTTCGTATGTGGTAGGACTTGGGATTGAATTTGTTTTTGCGCAGGTGAAAGGGCACGAAGTCAATGAAGGATTTCTGGTCACCGGAATGTTGATCCCGTTGATTGTGCCACCTACAACACCGCTCTGGATGCTGGCTGTAGCTGTTGCTTTTGCAGTGGTTTTCGGCAAAGAAGTTTTCGGTGGTACTGGCATGAACATCATGAATCCGGCATTACTCGCCCGCGCATTTTTGTTTTTTGCCTACCCGTCGCATATGTCGGGCGATGCTCCGTGGAGTGTTGCCGCAGATGCGATGAGCGGCCCGACTCCTTTGGCACATGCTGCCGCTGCCAATGTAGAGCAGATGCCTTCACTGACAGATATGTTCATTGGTTTTATTCCGGGTTCCATAGGTGAGACATCGGTTGCAATGATATTGCTGGGGGCATTGATTTTGATTTTCACAGGAATCGGTAGTCTGCGCATAATGCTGAGTGTTGTTATTGGTGGCGTTCTGATGTCACTGCTCATGAATGCATGGGGCGCCAATCCTTACATGGAGATGACGCCGCTTTGGCATTTGATGGTTGGCGGATTTGCGTTCGGAACCGTTTTTATGGCAACCGATCCCGTCACCGCAGCGCAGACTCAATGGGGAAAAATCATTTACGGCTTGCTTATCGGAATGTTCACTATACTGCTTCGGGTGCTCAATCCGGCGTATCCTGAAGGCATGATGCTGGCTATTCTGATGATGAATGTATTCGCGCCGCTTATCGATTATTACGTTGTGGAATTCAATATCCGTCGTCGTTTGCGAAGGGTAAAACAGGAAAAAATATAG
- a CDS encoding NADH:ubiquinone reductase (Na(+)-transporting) subunit C, with protein MFSNRYIFIYSTIMVVVVAVLLALAATLLQPYQEKNIRIERMRYILTAINIENTTANAEELYSKYISEELVISADGEITGRYKDGKLEQGSRRAFDIDLRTEMKKLKDGGTIELPLFIAVAGNDTLTILPLQGKGLWGPIWGYISLKSDLNTIAGSVFDHKGETPGLGAEIALPEFQQQFFGKKIFDETGNFVSVKVLKGGVKNSKTPEVHGVDAISGGTITSDGTSNMIESSLHLYIPFIKKNISHE; from the coding sequence ATGTTTAGCAACAGATACATATTTATTTATTCCACCATCATGGTTGTGGTGGTTGCTGTTTTGCTGGCACTGGCCGCAACACTGCTTCAGCCCTATCAGGAGAAAAACATCCGGATTGAAAGAATGCGCTATATTCTCACTGCAATCAATATTGAGAACACTACGGCCAATGCTGAGGAGCTGTATTCAAAATACATTTCTGAAGAGCTTGTCATTAGTGCAGATGGGGAAATTACAGGCCGCTACAAAGACGGAAAGCTGGAGCAGGGCAGCCGCAGAGCGTTTGATATTGATCTTCGAACGGAAATGAAAAAGCTGAAAGATGGTGGAACAATTGAATTGCCGCTGTTTATTGCAGTTGCAGGAAATGACACACTGACTATTTTGCCCCTTCAGGGGAAAGGGCTCTGGGGGCCGATTTGGGGATATATCAGTTTGAAGAGCGATTTGAATACCATAGCCGGTTCTGTTTTCGACCACAAGGGAGAGACGCCCGGACTTGGCGCTGAGATTGCCTTACCTGAGTTTCAGCAACAGTTTTTTGGAAAGAAAATCTTTGACGAAACCGGAAATTTTGTGAGCGTGAAAGTTCTGAAAGGAGGCGTAAAAAACAGCAAGACACCGGAAGTACACGGAGTCGATGCTATTTCCGGCGGCACCATTACCAGCGACGGAACTTCGAACATGATTGAAAGCAGCCTTCATTTGTATATTCCTTTCATTAAAAAGAATATAAGTCATGAGTAA
- a CDS encoding NADH:ubiquinone reductase (Na(+)-transporting) subunit D — protein MSNENTTRESAFSAKNLRLLTAPLSKDNPITVQVLGICSALAVTVKLKPAIVMALAVTIVIALANLITSLLRKTIPPRIRIIVQLVIISLLVILVDQVLKAFVYDVSKQLSVFVGLIITNCIVMGRLEAFAMANRPWQSFIDGIGNGLGYGIILIVVSFFRELLGSGTIYGYQIIPDGFYAIGYEDNGLMILPPMALILVGAIIWVHRSSNKDLIDKS, from the coding sequence ATGAGTAACGAAAATACAACGCGAGAATCTGCATTCTCTGCAAAAAATCTACGTTTGCTTACAGCGCCGCTAAGCAAAGACAATCCGATCACTGTGCAGGTGCTTGGAATTTGTTCCGCGCTGGCGGTTACAGTGAAACTAAAACCTGCTATAGTGATGGCTTTGGCAGTAACAATTGTAATTGCTCTGGCAAATCTGATCACGTCGTTGCTGCGTAAAACCATTCCGCCTCGCATTCGAATTATTGTACAATTGGTCATTATTTCATTGCTTGTAATTTTGGTCGATCAGGTACTGAAAGCTTTTGTGTATGATGTAAGTAAGCAGCTTTCAGTTTTTGTCGGGCTCATCATTACCAATTGCATTGTGATGGGACGTCTGGAAGCCTTTGCCATGGCCAATCGCCCGTGGCAGTCGTTTATTGATGGGATTGGCAACGGTCTTGGTTATGGGATAATTCTGATCGTTGTTTCGTTTTTCCGCGAGTTGCTTGGCTCCGGAACAATCTATGGCTATCAGATAATTCCTGATGGTTTCTATGCGATTGGATATGAAGATAATGGCCTGATGATTCTGCCACCAATGGCGCTTATACTTGTTGGCGCTATCATCTGGGTTCATCGCAGCAGCAATAAAGACTTGATTGATAAAAGTTAA
- a CDS encoding NADH:ubiquinone reductase (Na(+)-transporting) subunit E — translation MQDLINIFVKSIFIDNMVFAYFLGMCSYLAVSKTVKTSLGLGVAVIFVLLITVPLNFLLETYFLKKGAMEWISASFADLDLSFLSFIMFIAVIAGMVQLVEMIVEKFSPSLYNALGIFLPLIAVNCAILGASLFMQERELESVGESVAFGLGSGIGWLLAIVAIAAIREKLTYSNVPAPLRGLGITFIITGLMGIAFMSFFGISI, via the coding sequence ATGCAGGATTTAATTAATATATTCGTCAAGAGCATTTTCATCGACAACATGGTGTTTGCCTATTTCTTAGGCATGTGCTCTTACCTGGCCGTTTCAAAAACAGTCAAAACATCGCTGGGACTTGGTGTTGCAGTGATTTTTGTTCTTTTGATAACAGTCCCCCTCAATTTTCTTCTGGAGACCTATTTTCTAAAGAAGGGTGCTATGGAGTGGATCAGTGCATCGTTTGCTGATCTCGATTTAAGCTTTTTAAGTTTCATTATGTTCATCGCTGTGATAGCCGGGATGGTGCAACTGGTTGAAATGATTGTTGAGAAATTCAGCCCTTCATTATACAATGCGTTGGGAATATTTCTTCCGCTTATCGCAGTGAATTGTGCCATTCTTGGAGCATCACTTTTTATGCAGGAACGCGAACTCGAATCGGTGGGCGAATCTGTGGCCTTCGGCCTTGGTTCAGGCATTGGCTGGTTACTGGCCATTGTTGCCATTGCTGCTATCCGCGAAAAACTGACCTACTCAAATGTCCCGGCTCCACTTCGTGGACTTGGAATCACTTTTATTATTACCGGGCTTATGGGCATTGCGTTTATGAGCTTTTTCGGAATATCCATTTAA
- a CDS encoding NADH:ubiquinone reductase (Na(+)-transporting) subunit F gives MVLIEISTGTIIAAGVVVFLLIILLLVGMLLYARKKLMPQGKVTLTINDDQKIEVMPGSSVLSTMSSNGIFLPSACGGGGTCGMCKCQIPEGGGSILPTETGFFTRKQIKENWRLGCQVKVRNDMDIQIAPEIFGVKKWECEVVSNRNVATFIKEFVLKIPHDERFIFRSGGYVQVYVPGGIEVPFKDFNIEEEYRDEWDKFKMWDLIMKNPEQMYKAYSVANHPALDNIIMLNVRIATPPWDKKTNSFKKVNPGICSSYVFSLKPGDKVIVSGPYGEFHIKDTKKEMMFIGGGAGMAPMRSHIFDQFETHTTDRKATFWYGGRSLRELFYVEDFKRIESQHPNFKFNIALSEPKPEDNWTGYTGFIHKVILDNYLSKHPEPEEIEYYLCGPPQMNDAVQAMLDSLGVPQENIAFDDFGG, from the coding sequence ATGGTTCTGATAGAAATTTCGACGGGAACAATCATTGCAGCAGGTGTTGTTGTTTTTTTACTTATTATATTATTACTGGTGGGCATGCTGCTGTATGCGCGAAAAAAACTGATGCCACAAGGGAAAGTAACATTGACAATCAACGATGACCAGAAGATTGAAGTAATGCCCGGATCAAGTGTTTTATCAACAATGAGTTCCAATGGTATATTTCTTCCATCAGCATGTGGTGGTGGCGGCACCTGTGGTATGTGCAAATGTCAGATTCCAGAAGGTGGTGGTTCGATTTTGCCAACAGAAACCGGTTTTTTTACACGAAAACAAATCAAGGAAAATTGGCGTCTGGGTTGTCAGGTGAAAGTGCGCAATGATATGGATATTCAGATTGCACCTGAGATATTTGGTGTAAAAAAATGGGAATGCGAGGTTGTTTCCAATAGAAATGTTGCCACTTTTATAAAAGAATTTGTTTTAAAAATTCCGCACGACGAACGTTTTATTTTCCGCAGTGGCGGCTATGTTCAGGTATATGTGCCAGGTGGCATCGAAGTTCCGTTTAAAGATTTTAACATCGAAGAAGAATACCGTGACGAATGGGATAAGTTTAAGATGTGGGATTTAATAATGAAGAATCCGGAACAGATGTATAAAGCTTATTCTGTGGCCAATCACCCGGCATTAGACAATATTATCATGCTCAATGTGCGTATAGCAACCCCGCCCTGGGACAAGAAAACAAACAGTTTCAAAAAGGTGAATCCGGGTATTTGTTCCAGTTATGTCTTTTCTTTAAAACCTGGCGATAAGGTTATTGTGAGCGGTCCTTACGGCGAATTCCATATCAAGGACACCAAAAAGGAAATGATGTTCATTGGTGGCGGAGCCGGAATGGCACCTATGCGGTCGCATATTTTTGATCAGTTCGAAACACATACAACTGATCGTAAAGCTACATTCTGGTACGGTGGCCGTTCGTTGCGCGAGTTGTTTTATGTGGAGGATTTTAAACGAATTGAAAGTCAGCACCCGAATTTTAAATTCAACATAGCGCTTTCAGAGCCAAAACCCGAAGACAATTGGACCGGCTATACCGGCTTTATTCACAAGGTAATTCTCGATAATTATTTGAGTAAACATCCGGAACCGGAGGAAATAGAATATTATTTGTGCGGACCGCCGCAGATGAACGATGCTGTGCAGGCGATGCTTGATAGTTTGGGTGTGCCGCAGGAGAATATTGCATTTGATGACTTCGGTGGGTGA
- a CDS encoding tRNA dihydrouridine synthase DusB translates to MNLPGLENIDTPLILAPMEGITDTVFRRLCLSEGADAGISEFISSEAIIRNVEKSLRKMDAAHDAELRWVQIFGNNPVSVAEAAKVAEENGAHIIDLNFGCPVRKVVSKGNGAALLQNLPLMQEIAAATVKAVKIPVTAKTRLGWNLQSIVVHEAAQRLQDAGIRVLTIHGRTRAQQYGGIADWQPIAEVKAAAKIPIIVNGDISSPEKAMAALEMTHADGIMIGRAAIGNPWIFGQIRAALQNKDIPEITIGYKISTCRRHLAESILLKGERRAVVEMRKQYSQYFKGMVGFKPFKAELMAALSVDEVAGIFLKISEHYSN, encoded by the coding sequence ATGAATCTCCCCGGCCTCGAAAACATAGATACCCCACTGATACTGGCTCCCATGGAGGGAATCACCGATACTGTTTTCAGAAGGCTCTGTCTGTCGGAAGGTGCCGATGCGGGCATCAGCGAATTCATTTCTTCTGAGGCCATTATCCGCAATGTGGAAAAAAGTCTCAGGAAGATGGATGCCGCTCACGATGCCGAGCTCCGATGGGTACAGATTTTCGGAAACAATCCGGTATCAGTAGCTGAAGCAGCCAAAGTTGCCGAAGAAAACGGCGCCCACATTATTGATTTAAATTTCGGCTGTCCGGTTAGAAAAGTTGTATCGAAAGGCAATGGTGCTGCCCTACTCCAGAATCTTCCGCTTATGCAGGAAATTGCAGCAGCCACAGTGAAAGCTGTGAAAATTCCGGTTACAGCCAAAACCCGCCTTGGCTGGAACTTACAGAGCATTGTAGTGCATGAAGCAGCACAACGATTACAAGATGCGGGCATCAGAGTTCTGACAATTCACGGCCGCACCCGCGCACAACAATATGGTGGAATCGCAGACTGGCAGCCAATTGCAGAAGTGAAAGCTGCAGCGAAAATTCCAATCATCGTCAACGGCGATATCAGTAGTCCGGAAAAAGCCATGGCCGCGCTCGAAATGACCCATGCCGACGGCATCATGATAGGCCGCGCAGCCATTGGCAATCCATGGATTTTTGGACAGATCAGGGCTGCATTACAGAATAAAGACATTCCTGAAATCACAATTGGGTATAAAATAAGTACCTGCCGTCGGCATTTAGCCGAATCGATTTTGCTGAAAGGAGAACGCAGGGCTGTTGTGGAAATGCGAAAACAATATTCGCAGTATTTCAAAGGTATGGTTGGGTTCAAGCCATTCAAAGCCGAACTCATGGCTGCTTTAAGTGTAGATGAAGTCGCCGGCATTTTTTTAAAAATATCGGAGCATTATTCCAACTAA
- a CDS encoding histidine kinase, protein MNKPERYNRIHQQLQDLLAKSPNSFAAMATTSAVLFHKFPYYSWCGFYYLQNGELVVGPYQGPVACQILGKHKGVCWAAIDSGKSQLVQDVEKFPGHIACDSRTKSEVVIPLRNAEGIVVAVLDVDSHALNSFDDDDKAGLEKIVQLLEPLQL, encoded by the coding sequence ATGAACAAACCGGAACGGTATAACAGAATACATCAGCAGTTGCAGGATCTGCTCGCAAAAAGCCCGAATTCATTTGCAGCTATGGCTACAACATCGGCAGTGTTGTTTCACAAATTTCCGTATTATTCATGGTGCGGCTTTTATTATCTGCAAAACGGCGAACTCGTTGTCGGGCCGTATCAGGGGCCGGTTGCCTGCCAGATACTTGGCAAACATAAGGGCGTTTGCTGGGCTGCCATCGACAGCGGAAAGTCGCAGCTGGTGCAAGATGTTGAAAAATTTCCCGGACACATTGCTTGTGATTCCCGCACCAAAAGCGAGGTTGTGATTCCCCTGCGTAATGCTGAAGGAATTGTTGTTGCAGTGCTCGATGTCGACAGTCATGCACTGAATTCGTTTGACGATGATGACAAGGCCGGTCTTGAAAAAATTGTTCAGTTACTCGAACCACTTCAGTTATGA
- a CDS encoding 6-carboxytetrahydropterin synthase QueD has translation MSKEFSFEMAHALDGYDGLCRNIHGHSYQLTVTLSGEPISDIASPKYGMVMDFGDLKHVVQNAIINRFDHAFVVRIGTVGHFDNDKLFSRLLEVDFQPTSENLLVYIASLLIPALPEGVSLYSLRLRETGTSYAEWFAADNS, from the coding sequence ATTTCCAAAGAGTTTTCCTTCGAAATGGCCCATGCGCTTGATGGCTATGATGGCTTGTGCAGGAATATTCACGGGCATTCATATCAGCTCACAGTGACCCTTTCCGGCGAACCAATCTCCGATATTGCATCGCCCAAATATGGAATGGTGATGGATTTCGGCGATCTGAAACATGTTGTGCAGAACGCAATCATCAATCGTTTCGATCATGCTTTTGTTGTACGCATAGGAACTGTTGGGCATTTTGACAATGACAAACTGTTTTCGCGTCTGTTGGAAGTAGATTTTCAACCTACCAGTGAAAATCTGCTTGTTTATATTGCATCGCTCCTGATTCCGGCTTTGCCCGAAGGGGTTTCTCTTTATTCCTTACGTTTACGCGAGACAGGCACATCTTATGCGGAATGGTTTGCTGCCGATAATTCATAG
- a CDS encoding butyrate kinase gives MSQTLILAVNPGSTSTKIAVFDIHNTKLFQKNLKHSAEELAPFATITDQYEFRKNNILKELADADIDIASIKVVVGRGGLVKPIPSGVYEVNEAMKADLKVGVLGQHASNLGGLIADDIAKTIGNAKAFIADPVVVDELQDLARISGHPEFERISIFHALNQKAIAKSHAKAQEKDYNSLNLIVVHLGGGISIGAHRKGMVVDVNQALDGEGPFSPERSGTLPVGALAKLCFSGKYTLDEVKKMITGKGGLVAYLDTNDAQEVENRVKDGDQKATFIYKAMAYQISKEIGAAAAVLKGQVDGILLTGGIAYDKGFVEWIREHVSFIAPVFVYPGEDEMQALAFNGVCYLNGEADVKVYS, from the coding sequence ATGAGTCAAACTCTGATACTGGCAGTCAATCCCGGCTCCACATCAACTAAAATTGCGGTTTTTGATATTCATAATACCAAATTGTTTCAGAAAAATCTGAAGCATTCGGCCGAAGAACTCGCTCCTTTTGCGACCATTACGGACCAGTATGAATTCAGAAAAAACAACATTCTGAAAGAATTAGCTGACGCTGATATTGATATCGCTTCCATCAAAGTTGTTGTTGGACGTGGTGGCCTTGTAAAGCCGATTCCGTCAGGGGTGTACGAAGTAAACGAAGCCATGAAGGCCGACCTGAAAGTGGGTGTTCTTGGACAGCATGCCAGCAACCTGGGCGGGCTCATTGCCGATGATATCGCAAAAACCATCGGAAATGCGAAAGCCTTTATTGCCGACCCGGTAGTTGTTGACGAATTGCAGGATCTGGCGCGCATTTCGGGCCATCCCGAATTTGAACGAATCAGCATTTTTCACGCACTGAATCAGAAAGCCATTGCGAAATCGCACGCCAAAGCCCAGGAAAAAGATTACAATTCATTAAATCTGATTGTGGTTCATCTTGGTGGCGGAATCAGCATTGGTGCGCATCGCAAGGGAATGGTAGTCGATGTGAATCAAGCCCTCGACGGTGAAGGTCCGTTCTCGCCTGAACGCAGCGGCACGCTTCCGGTTGGTGCATTGGCGAAACTTTGCTTCAGCGGAAAATACACGCTCGATGAAGTCAAAAAAATGATTACCGGAAAAGGTGGATTAGTAGCTTATCTTGACACCAACGACGCGCAGGAAGTTGAAAACCGGGTGAAGGACGGCGATCAGAAAGCAACGTTTATTTACAAAGCCATGGCTTATCAGATTTCGAAAGAAATCGGAGCCGCAGCAGCGGTTCTCAAAGGTCAGGTCGATGGCATTCTGCTCACCGGTGGAATTGCCTACGACAAAGGTTTTGTTGAATGGATCCGCGAACATGTTTCTTTCATCGCTCCGGTATTTGTTTATCCAGGCGAAGACGAAATGCAGGCGCTGGCCTTTAATGGAGTTTGCTATCTGAATGGCGAAGCCGATGTGAAAGTGTATTCGTAA
- a CDS encoding phosphate butyryltransferase, with product MSITKLEQMITALQGKPKKRLVAANATDSHTIEAVSAATDLGIIDPILVGDEKTIREVCEKEKIDAGKFKIVNEPGEIAAAKKAVEIINAGEADVLMKGSLSTDKYMRAILDKEKGLLPPKGILTHVTVIEIPTYPKLLIVSDVAIIPAPDLNQKVAITNYVIKVAQALGVEKPKVALIAATEQMSAGMPACVDAAIISKMADRGQITGGIVDGPLALDVAVDPESVQIKKLVSPVAGEADCLVFPNIESGNVFFKASTKLAKGELAAVVMGAKCPAILTSRGDSAATKTYSIALACLIAK from the coding sequence ATGAGTATAACTAAGCTCGAACAAATGATTACCGCCCTGCAGGGCAAACCGAAAAAACGTCTTGTTGCTGCCAATGCAACCGACTCACATACCATCGAAGCAGTTTCTGCTGCAACCGATCTTGGTATTATTGATCCGATTCTTGTCGGTGATGAAAAAACCATTCGGGAAGTTTGTGAAAAAGAAAAGATTGATGCAGGCAAATTTAAAATCGTCAACGAACCTGGCGAAATTGCGGCTGCGAAAAAAGCTGTTGAAATAATCAATGCCGGTGAAGCCGACGTTCTGATGAAAGGCTCGCTCAGCACCGATAAATACATGCGTGCCATCCTTGACAAGGAAAAAGGATTACTGCCTCCAAAAGGTATTCTCACACATGTAACTGTAATTGAAATACCGACCTATCCCAAACTGCTTATTGTTAGTGATGTTGCCATTATTCCTGCACCAGACCTCAATCAGAAAGTTGCCATCACCAATTATGTGATTAAAGTAGCACAGGCTCTTGGCGTTGAAAAACCAAAAGTGGCTCTCATTGCTGCCACCGAACAAATGTCGGCCGGTATGCCCGCTTGCGTCGATGCCGCTATAATCAGTAAAATGGCTGACCGCGGACAGATCACAGGTGGTATCGTTGACGGACCGCTTGCGCTGGACGTAGCTGTTGATCCGGAAAGCGTTCAAATCAAAAAACTGGTAAGCCCCGTTGCCGGCGAAGCAGACTGTCTTGTATTCCCTAACATTGAATCAGGTAATGTCTTTTTTAAAGCTTCGACCAAGCTGGCAAAAGGTGAACTCGCTGCCGTGGTTATGGGCGCCAAATGTCCTGCCATCCTCACTTCACGTGGCGACAGCGCTGCAACAAAAACCTATTCCATCGCACTTGCCTGTTTAATTGCAAAATAA